In a genomic window of Paraburkholderia phenazinium:
- a CDS encoding DUF4148 domain-containing protein: protein MIVNIRNLVIGFAVVLPILASAQENSTPVTREQVRAELVALEKAGYHPGKPSPYYPADIQAAEAKVRASNAAGGNPQTSYGGVTSANSESGEQGTGTP from the coding sequence ATGATCGTCAACATTCGCAATCTGGTTATTGGTTTCGCGGTGGTTCTGCCCATTCTTGCGAGCGCTCAGGAAAATAGCACTCCCGTCACGCGTGAGCAAGTACGTGCTGAACTGGTGGCCCTCGAAAAAGCTGGTTATCATCCGGGCAAGCCCAGCCCTTACTACCCGGCAGACATTCAGGCCGCCGAGGCCAAGGTCCGCGCGAGCAACGCAGCGGGTGGAAATCCGCAGACTTCCTATGGTGGTGTAACCAGCGCGAACTCGGAGTCTGGGGAGCAGGGGACCGGTACGCCTTGA
- a CDS encoding carboxymuconolactone decarboxylase family protein gives MKDAMERGLAVFEQLRGAERARNMADSMTDGKFGASMAALSIDFVFGSVWAREGLDRRARSLVTLGILIALRQRDELKNHVRIALTNGLSMGEIEEVMIQASVYAGFPAAHTASNAAAEVLEALEIERGSAVSGR, from the coding sequence ATGAAGGACGCCATGGAACGGGGTCTTGCCGTATTCGAGCAACTACGTGGTGCTGAGCGAGCGCGGAACATGGCGGACTCGATGACTGATGGGAAATTCGGTGCATCGATGGCGGCCCTGTCAATAGATTTTGTGTTCGGAAGCGTATGGGCGCGTGAGGGCCTTGATCGTCGTGCACGCTCTCTCGTTACGCTCGGTATTCTGATTGCGCTACGCCAACGCGACGAACTGAAGAATCATGTTCGCATCGCGTTGACTAACGGTTTGAGCATGGGCGAAATCGAGGAAGTGATGATTCAGGCGTCTGTATATGCCGGGTTTCCGGCGGCGCACACTGCCAGCAATGCCGCAGCGGAGGTGCTCGAAGCGCTGGAAATCGAGCGAGGCAGTGCGGTGAGTGGGCGATGA
- a CDS encoding DUF1330 domain-containing protein, which translates to MSKGYWVSAYRETKDQARLATYAQLAVPAVEAAGGRVIARGVADEVREHGLKERTVVIEFPSYEQAVAAYESDAYRKALEALGDAVVRDFRIIRGVE; encoded by the coding sequence ATGAGCAAGGGATATTGGGTGTCGGCCTATCGTGAAACGAAGGACCAGGCCAGGCTGGCGACGTACGCCCAATTGGCGGTACCCGCTGTGGAGGCTGCCGGCGGCAGAGTGATCGCACGTGGAGTGGCTGACGAAGTCCGTGAGCACGGTTTGAAGGAGCGAACCGTTGTGATTGAGTTTCCGTCCTATGAGCAGGCCGTTGCCGCATACGAAAGCGACGCGTACCGGAAGGCGCTTGAAGCCTTGGGCGACGCCGTCGTGCGCGATTTCCGGATCATTCGCGGCGTGGAATGA
- a CDS encoding aldehyde dehydrogenase family protein: protein MYSIEHIYIDGQFVQPNGQEWFDLHNPSTGDVIGRVRLADVQDTKDAIAAARRAFPAFARTTREQRIAWLKRLYEAMLANVDRLAAATIEEYGAPSTRAKWGARYAAESFLHAAQTLEEYSFTRRIGSAEVVMEPVGVAALITPWNANAGFICNKLATAIAAGCTVVIKPSEMSALQTQIVTEALHEAGLPAGVFNIVTGRGDIVGSELSVNPNVAKISFTGSTAVGKSILRAGADTMKRVTLELGGKSPTLILDDANLETAVPVAVTSGFQNSGQACIAGTRILVPEDRLQDVIRLVKEAVSAVKVGHLNDADSAIGPMVSQRQYERVQGYIRRGVEEGATLVIGGEGHPDGLAGYYVKPTVFANVTNGMSIAREEIFGPVLCILTYRSEEEAIEIANDTVYGLHAYVISADIERARAVASRLEAGRVSINGAPHEPLAPFGGYKQSGIGREYGTFGLEAFLETKAVLGAIVLEPQ from the coding sequence ATGTACAGCATTGAACACATCTATATCGACGGCCAGTTTGTGCAGCCAAATGGTCAGGAGTGGTTCGACCTCCACAACCCTTCGACAGGTGACGTAATCGGCCGGGTGCGTCTTGCCGACGTGCAAGACACGAAAGATGCGATAGCCGCCGCGCGCCGTGCATTTCCGGCGTTCGCGCGTACGACCAGAGAGCAGCGTATTGCGTGGCTCAAGCGTCTGTATGAGGCCATGCTCGCGAATGTCGATCGCCTCGCCGCTGCGACAATCGAGGAATATGGCGCGCCCTCGACGCGTGCAAAGTGGGGAGCACGTTACGCCGCCGAGTCCTTTCTGCACGCTGCGCAGACGCTGGAGGAGTATTCGTTCACGCGGAGGATTGGGTCGGCGGAAGTGGTGATGGAACCGGTAGGCGTCGCTGCGCTAATTACGCCTTGGAACGCGAACGCCGGCTTTATCTGCAACAAGCTGGCAACGGCGATTGCCGCGGGCTGCACGGTGGTCATCAAACCAAGCGAAATGAGCGCGCTCCAGACGCAGATTGTCACCGAAGCCCTGCACGAGGCGGGTCTGCCAGCCGGCGTGTTCAACATTGTGACGGGACGGGGCGACATTGTGGGTTCGGAACTGAGTGTGAACCCGAACGTCGCGAAGATCTCCTTTACGGGGTCGACTGCGGTCGGCAAATCGATCTTGCGCGCCGGCGCCGACACGATGAAGCGGGTGACGCTTGAACTTGGCGGTAAGTCGCCGACACTGATTCTTGACGACGCCAATCTCGAGACAGCGGTACCCGTCGCCGTCACTTCCGGATTCCAGAATAGCGGCCAGGCGTGTATTGCGGGTACACGCATTCTTGTACCTGAGGATCGTCTTCAGGATGTCATCCGGCTGGTGAAGGAAGCCGTGTCAGCGGTAAAGGTCGGTCACTTGAACGATGCCGATTCGGCAATCGGACCCATGGTCAGCCAGCGACAATATGAACGGGTGCAGGGATATATCCGGCGCGGTGTCGAAGAAGGCGCGACGCTCGTAATTGGCGGAGAAGGTCATCCGGACGGGCTGGCCGGCTACTATGTAAAACCCACGGTGTTCGCGAACGTGACGAACGGCATGAGCATTGCGCGTGAAGAAATTTTCGGGCCAGTGCTGTGCATTCTCACCTATCGCAGTGAGGAAGAAGCGATCGAGATCGCGAACGACACTGTCTACGGGTTGCACGCGTACGTGATTTCAGCGGACATCGAACGGGCCCGTGCTGTGGCGTCCAGGCTCGAAGCCGGCCGCGTGAGCATAAACGGCGCGCCACATGAACCGCTCGCACCTTTCGGCGGTTACAAGCAATCCGGCATCGGTCGGGAATACGGGACATTCGGGCTCGAGGCGTTTCTTGAGACGAAGGCCGTTCTCGGTGCAATCGTATTGGAGCCGCAATGA
- a CDS encoding LysR family transcriptional regulator: MLKSGLIELEVVLAVARLGGFRAAARELGMSSTALSRAIVQLENRLGVRIFNRTTRSVALTEPGKQFIATVGPALSEIQQAMAAVNNHRAMPTGTLRLNCAVGAARAILVPVVLEYLRRFPEMSVDIATEAHFVDIVGRGFDAGIRAADDVPRDMIAVPFGGALKFSVVGSPSYFAQCKKPRTPKDLMSHQCIRARWPSGKLSRWEFERRGEKLSLDVPGNLTLDEPTLMRDAAIAGAGVAYLWEAPVADELATGRLVAVLKDWTVSSASLCLYYPDRRNVSAALRAFIELLREPINHESRGDAIVLRC, encoded by the coding sequence ATGCTCAAATCAGGCTTGATCGAACTGGAAGTCGTGCTCGCCGTCGCGCGGCTCGGTGGCTTTCGTGCGGCGGCACGTGAACTAGGCATGTCGTCGACAGCGTTGAGCCGTGCGATCGTGCAACTCGAAAATCGGCTGGGTGTGCGGATATTCAACCGGACGACCCGCAGCGTCGCGCTCACGGAACCTGGCAAGCAGTTCATCGCAACCGTCGGTCCCGCCCTGTCCGAAATCCAGCAGGCGATGGCCGCCGTCAACAATCATCGTGCAATGCCGACAGGCACCTTGCGACTGAACTGCGCGGTTGGAGCTGCGCGCGCTATCCTCGTTCCAGTCGTGCTGGAATATCTGCGCCGGTTCCCCGAGATGAGCGTCGACATCGCCACGGAAGCGCACTTCGTCGATATCGTAGGTAGAGGCTTTGATGCTGGCATCCGTGCCGCAGATGATGTGCCACGCGACATGATCGCTGTGCCGTTTGGCGGTGCATTGAAATTTTCCGTCGTCGGCTCGCCATCATATTTTGCGCAATGCAAGAAGCCGCGCACGCCAAAGGATCTGATGTCGCATCAATGCATACGAGCGCGCTGGCCAAGCGGCAAGCTGTCCCGTTGGGAGTTCGAGCGACGGGGCGAGAAACTCTCGCTCGACGTACCAGGAAATCTGACGCTAGACGAGCCCACGCTGATGCGTGATGCTGCGATTGCAGGTGCGGGCGTCGCGTATCTGTGGGAAGCCCCCGTAGCGGATGAACTCGCGACGGGGCGGCTCGTAGCTGTGCTAAAGGACTGGACCGTCAGTTCAGCCAGCTTGTGTCTGTACTATCCGGATCGGCGTAATGTATCAGCGGCATTGCGAGCATTTATCGAACTGCTACGAGAGCCAATAAACCATGAAAGCCGAGGTGATGCGATTGTCCTGAGGTGCTGA
- a CDS encoding DUF1636 family protein codes for MLATRESQEQSQVVSQDMSERARSNTVAICRTCPRDQPHSGAVGLSLYNEVKERLTGQGVTVMMVHCLGSCRKPCAAALDAPEKPRVRLSGLKVNDAADLISAALEYQQTASDDVSVTTLPAALQGHVSAISPKRRKGTA; via the coding sequence ATGTTAGCCACACGCGAGAGCCAGGAACAATCTCAGGTCGTTAGTCAGGATATGAGCGAGAGGGCGCGGTCGAATACCGTCGCAATCTGCCGAACCTGCCCTAGGGACCAGCCGCACAGCGGTGCGGTGGGATTGTCCCTGTATAACGAAGTCAAAGAAAGGTTGACCGGCCAGGGCGTAACCGTAATGATGGTCCATTGCCTCGGCAGTTGTCGGAAGCCCTGTGCCGCTGCGCTTGACGCGCCGGAAAAGCCGCGCGTCCGCTTGTCGGGTCTGAAGGTTAACGACGCTGCGGATCTGATCAGCGCTGCTCTGGAATACCAACAGACGGCATCAGACGACGTGAGCGTTACGACACTGCCGGCGGCGTTGCAGGGACACGTAAGTGCGATCTCGCCGAAGCGAAGAAAAGGTACTGCATAA